AGCCACAGATTGCCATCGGCATCCTCCGCGATGGCTTGCACTTCGTCCGCTGACAATCCATCGCGCGTGGTGAAAATCCGCCAGTTGTTCGTATCCCAGCGCGCCAAACCGCCGCGCGTGCCGAGCCAGATCTGGCCGCTTCGGTCTTGATGAATCGCGAGAATTCCCGGATGCAGCGCGCGCGATCCGGCGACGGATTGGAAGCGTCCATTCTGAAATTGGAACAGCCCCCCCAGCGTTCCGGCCCAGACACGCTGGCTGCGATCTGCAAACACGGACCAAACGGAAGAATTCAGCAACCCCTCACCGCGCCCGAACCACTGCAACTCTCCGTCCTTCGCGTAGCAAGCGCCTTTGACATTGAGGCCCACGACATTGAAGCCGATCCACAGTCCGCCGTCCGGCCCTTCCGTGACGGAACGCACGGTCAAACCGCGCGATTCTCCCTGCACTTCAAAGACGTGACGTTTGACGCGATTGAGGCCGCTGCCATCGGTCCCTACCCAGAGCGTGCCTTCGTGGTCCACTTGGAGCGACAGTATGAAATTGTCCGACAAACCCTGGTTCGTGGAAAGACAGGTGGCCTGGCCTTGGGAATCGAACCAGAAAACTCCCGCGCCTTGCGTCCCGACCACGAGGTTGCCGTCGCGGTCTTCGCACGCCGCGGTGACGGGAGCGCGATTCCAGGGATACGCGCCCAGGTCGCGTTCTTTCCGATTCGTTTTCCATTTTTGGACTTTGCCATCCGCCAGGCACCAAAATCCGCCGCGCCGGCTGGAGAGCAGGAAATCCAGTTTGCGCACCGGCAATTCGTGCTTCCTCAGTAGTTCGCTGGAAGCGCCTAGCTCGCTTGGGTCGATGGCAAACAAACTCCGATCCGTTCCAATCCATAACGGTCCCGAATCTTCCGCCACAACGACGCGCACGAGGCTCGACCGCTCCGCCCCCACCAGCCATACGTCGGCGTTGCCCTCGCGATAGCGGCACAGTTGGCCGTCCGCCGTGTAAAGCCAGACCGCCCCGGCCGCGTCCTGGCATGCCGACATCAAGCGGCCTTCGCGTGAGCCGCGGCCCAGGTCCACGCTGATGATTCGGCCGTCTTTGACGAGCACGACGCCGGCGGTTTCGGTGCCGATCCAGAGGTTCCTCTGGCTGTCCTCGAAGAGACTGACAATCGGGCTGCTGCTCAGTCCCGGCGTGTTGCTCTCGTTATAGACCATGAAACGAAAACCGTCGAAGCGCGCCAGACCGTTGAGCGTTCCCAACCACAGGTAGCCATCGCGCGTCTGCGTCATGGAAATCACGGAATTCTGCGGCAGGCCATCGTCCGTCTGCCATACGTCGATCGAGAAAGGCACGCCCGACACCGCGCTCCGGCTGCTGGCCGCGGAAAGGTCGAACTCGCCGAGGAACAAGATCAGCGCCGTCATGATGAACAGATGGCGGCCGCGCCCGGAGCGTGTCTGGGACTTCAATCTTGGGTAGCACAGGCGACTCGCCGGACGGAGCGGCCGCGACGCTCGGAGGCAATAATGACGGCCTTTCCGGGAAGTCGCCTTCCGCACTCCCGGTCGGCTGGTCGCCGACCGGGGGAGGCGCGTCGCCCGCACTGCCCGTTTTTCGGATCCGCTCTTAGATGAGGATGGCGTGGATGCTGAGAAATCGAGATGCGCCCGACAGCGATTCGGCATGGCCGATTCTGCGGACGGTTTAGTCCTTCTGTAAAGACGTTTGATGGCTGCATCCCTCAGTTAAGGGTCCGTGCAAAAATAACTTCGGATTTTGGCGGAAGCGCCGCCTGGTCTGCGGCGAGGAGGGAGCGAGGGAGCATCCCCGCAGCGGGCTGTGACCGAGCGCACGACGAAGCCGCAGGCCAGGCGCCGCCCCGCCCCGAAGGGTTGGGGCTGTTTGGCTCTCTGGCGTTGTTGCTCGCTCCTTACAGACCGCGGCGGGTCTGCTCGTCGCTCGCGCCTAGCCAGAGAGCCGAACAGCCTCCAGCAAAATCCGAAGTTATTTTTGCACGGACCCTAAGGTGGAGCGAGGCTCCCGCCGAGCCAATGCCATTGAGGAAAGGCTCGGCAGGAGCCTCGCCCAAGCCTCGCCTCACCGTCGCAAACTGAGGGAGTTACTGATGCCGGACTTTTCTGATGCGTCCTCCGGGATTCTGGGGTAGGCTTCGGTTCACACAGGATGAATACACACGATTCCAATGCCACCATGGCGGTCTTTCTCGATCTTGAAAATATCGCGCTGGGCGCGCGCGACGCGCATTACCCGCGGTTCGATATTCAGAAAATTCTCGAACGCCTCCTCGTCAAAGGCCACATCGTCGTCAAAAAGGCGTACTGCGATTTCGATCGCTACAAGGAATTCAAACGCGACCTGCACGAAGCCGCCTTTGAACTCATCGAGATTCCCCATGTGCGGCAGTCCGGCAAGAACTCCGCCGACATCCGCATGGTGGTCGATGCGCTCGACCTCTGCTACACCAAGAGCCATGTCGATACGTTCGTGATCATCAGTGGCGACTCGGATTTCTCGCCGCTCGTCAGCAAATTGCGCGAGAACGCCAAAACCGTGATCGGCGCCGGCGTCAAAAATTCGACGTCGGATTTGTTCATCAATAATTGCGACGAATTCCTGTACTACGACGACATGGTGCGCGCCAAGCCCTCCAAAGCGCGGCAAAAAGCCGCGGCGAGCCCCCCGGCGGCGAAGCCCGCGGAAGGGGAGAATAAAGGACCTTCTCTCGAAAAGGCGTTCGACCTGGTCGCCGAAACTCTGGAAGCTCTCACCGAGGAACGCGACGAAGATGAAACGGTTTGGGGTTCCATGATCAAACAGGCTATCAAACGCCGCAATCCCGGTTTCAACGAGCGCGCCTACGGATTTCGTTCCTTCAACGAACTGCTCTTGGAGGCGCAGAAGCGCGGTCTCGTGAAGCTGGAAGCCGACGAGAAATCCGGCGGTTACACGGTGCACGCGGTGAATTGAGTGTTCCCTCAGTTAACTGAAGGGTTGCTGAATTGATCGAAATCTTGTTGGATCGAGCCGAACTTTGGTAGCGTCGCCCCATGGACAGCGACCCAGGCCGGCTTCACCTCTCCTTCAAACGCCCAAGGCTGAAACTCCGCCTTTGGTTCACAAACGCGCGGCGCCTTTTCCTTGCGGCGTGCTCGCCAATCTTTCTCATGGCCTTGGTCCGCGGCGCGGAATTGACGGCCGTTTTCTCGACGGCGCCGGAATCAGTCGCGAGCGGCGGTCGCGCGACCGTCTGGCTCAACGTCCTGAATCACTCCAACCGGGAGGTTCTGTAGACATGGCCGGCCAAGATCGATTGCCGAATCGTGTCTTCACACCCAACTCTCGACGGGGCGCTGGAACTGCGCCCCGCGGCTGATGCCGTGCAAAACGCAATCGCCGCAGGCGCGTTCGCTCGCAAAGAATATCTGCTCCAAATGCCTGCGACGTTGATGGGCCAGGTGATCGTTGAGTTCCCCGGTTTTCGCGCCAACTCGACTTGCAGGGCGGCCTTCGGCACGAGTCCAACGGCAAAGGAGGCGTGGATTCGCGCGCGCTGAACATCGCGTATGTCCGCCCAAAAATCACCTTCGGCAAAGACGAAGGCCTGCAACTGACTTTGCAGCCCCGCGCATGGATTTACGCCGGCGACCTCGACGATAATCCCGATCTGGCCGACTACCGGGGTTACGCGGACCTCCGGGCCATTGTCGGCTGGAAGCGCGGTCTGCAATTGTCTGCGCTGGGACGAATCGGCCATGACGGCGACAACGAAAGTGTGCAGTTCGATCTCACTTATCCGATGATGAAATTGATGTCCGGCAGTTTCAGTTTGTATCTCCACGCGCAGTACTTCACCGGCTACGGCGAAAGTTTGCTGCGCTACAACGAAAGAGAATCCATGTTCCGGATCGGCTTCTCGTTATACCGGTAGAATCGGCTGGAGACTCCGAGGCGTGACAGTCGCCCAAACGCAATCTATGCTTGCGCCATGAAAAGTCCGTTTCCAGGTATGGACCCGTATCTGGAAATGCACTGGGGAGATGCCCGCCAGATACGATGCGAGCAGGGCGACGCGGATTCTTGGCATTCGAGTGGTTCTCATTAACCTTCAAACTGGCGCGGCGCCGACCACCTCGCCGATGAAATCCGGGCCGCCAACTACTTTGCTTGAGCTCGCTGAGGAGAGGGGCTGATGCCGGGTAGGACTTGCGAACTGCCCTCGGTCAGCAGAATCGCGCGGTCGCTCGCGAGGTCGGCGAATTCCTGCTGCAATCCGCTGGGCCAGACCACGGTGAGTTGATCCACTTTGGTCGCATTACCGAGTCCCAGGTGAACGTGCGCTGGTCCTTGCGCCTTGAATCCATTTACCGGATAAAGCTCGCGGACAATTTGTTGTCCGCCAACTTTCGCGACCAACCGCGCGCCGATGCCAAGCCTATTGCTCTTTGTTCCACGCAACGACACGCGCAGCCAGTGTGTTTTGGGAAATCGATTCTCAAAAAGGAGCAGCGGTCCGCCGCCTGCCTGTCGAACCAGCAAGTCCTCCATCCCGTCGCCCGTGAAATCGACCGCCACGACCGAGCGCCCGTCCCCTTCACTGTCGGCTGCAGTGAGCGCGGAGACATCGTAAAACGTTTCTCCTTTCGAGTTCAAAAGCAGGCGGTTCCGCTCGTAACCGCTCAAGCTTTTGCCCTGGATGTTGATTTGCCAGGGATTTTCCACCCACCAATCCTTGAGCCGTTTGTCGGCTTCCTTCGGGGCTGGGATGCACGCCGCGCGATCGAAAGGCTGTGACACGACAGCCTGCCAGAGGCACGGTCACCCGTCCGGTTCTTCTTTGTTTATGCTGGCGAAACCGCTCGTCACGTAAATGTCGAGAAACCCGTCGTTGTCCGCGTCGAAAAACGTCGGGCCATAAGCCCAGCCGACGGCCCGAACGCGCAGCGCCTCGCCGGCCCGCTCGAATCTCGAACCGCCCAGATTCCGATACAACTCGCTGCCGGGGAAAAACTGTTTCATTTTCGCCATGACGTCCGGCGCGTACGCGTCCGGCGCGAGATTGCCCACAATCCGCTGCCCGGACTTGCTGTACATGTTGGCGGTGTAGATATCGATGTAACCATCGTTGTTGATATCTGCGGCCGCCAGCCCCATGGAACCGAAATCGCCGAGATCACCTTTGATCAACGGCTGCTCGGTGAAGCTTCCTTTGCCGGTGTTGACCAGGAGAATCCCGCCGCCGAATTCATTGATGACGTAAAGATCGGGAAAACTATCGTTGTTCGCGTCCAACCACGACGCCGTGAAGCACGAGCGGCGGCCGGCTCGCGCGTTGGCGCGGTCGGACACATCCTCGAACTTCCAGTTGCCCAGGTTCCGCCAGAGCTGGTTGCCCGGCCCGCCCGGACCGTCGATCCATGAATTCTTGCCGTAGCGGCCTTTCGGTCCATAACTGCGAGCCACGTAGATATCGATCAATCCGTCCTTGTCAAAATCGCCAACGGTGTAGCCAACGAGATAAGCCAGGCTGCCGAATCGGAGATTGCATTGCCGCGTGATCTCATCGAAGCGGCCACCGCCTCGGTTCCGGAAAACGCGATTGTCGAGAATCAAATCGGGCCAGCCGTCCTGATCGAAGTCGCCGAAAATGGCGTTGACCACGGAATGCAACTTGTGAGGCAGGCCGGACTTCTCCGCCATCTCCACGAAATGGCCGTCCTGCATTCGCTTGAACAAGAAGACTCCGTTAATGTCCGTGATCAGCACGTCGTCCCAGCCGTCGTTGTCCACGTCCGCCAGATAAACGCCGCCGCCTACGATCGTCGCCTTCTCGACCGGATTCCTCCAGTTGTCCCAGAGCAGGTCGGCGTCGATGCCGCGCTCCTTGCCGACCTCGGCAAACAAGTCGCGGTCGGCGGATGCCTCATAGCCTTCTATGACGCGCATGGATTGAATCCAGCCCGAATCCGAGGCAATGGCATCGACGTCCGCGATGCGGGCAAAATCGATACCGAGCTTCAGGAAGATTTCCGCCGGTTTGCCGCCCGGATAGCGGCCATAAAAGCGCAGGTTCGCATTGCCTCGCCAGGCACCAGACAGATCCTCCCGGCGGACGGGAGCCAGCTCAAGGAGCTTCATTTCAAGCTGCAGGTCGCGATCGAACCGTTTGATAAAGCCGAACAAATACGAGGCGAATTGCTCGCGAGAAACCTGCCGCGCGTCCACGGAGGATTGTTCCTTGGCTGCGGCGCGACGGACCGTCAGCGCGGTGCTGGCCGGGCTTGCTCCCTTTGCCAGGTCGAGAGTTCGGCCCTGGAAGGAGGCCGGGAAGAATTGAACGACTTTCGCGAGGTCGTTCTCGCGCAGCGCGGTTTTGAACGCAGGAAATCCTCTCTTGGACAGAGTCAGGGCGCGATGTTCGATATCCGCGAGATAGACGCGCTCCGGCTCCGCGAGTGGAAGTTCCTCGGCGACGCTCTTGCTGGCTGCGGAGCGTGGCTTGACCGCGTTCTCGGCGCAAAAAGCTTTTGGCAAGGCGCTGAACGCCAAGACCAGAGTCAAGCCGGCGAGTCTGTGCCAGCCTGGTCTCTGAAGGAGCGCAATGTTGGTCCGATGGGTCACTGGAGCGCAAATCGTATCGACCGACCTCAGGGCGAACAAGACGAAATCCGTCCAGGCGGATCACCGTGTTCTCTTGGCTCCCCTGGCTTTCAGAATCTCTTCCAGGCTCTCGCGGGAGATCGTGTCGTTGGGATTGATCGCGAGCGCACTTCGAAAGTGACTTTCTGCTTCATTGAGTTGGCCTTGTTCCAGGTGAATCAACCCCAGGTTCCCGTGCGCTTTGAAGTTCTGCGGATTGGCTCGAAGCGCGTTTCCAAAGGCCACTTTGGCCTCTGCCAGTTTCTTCTGGGTGCGCAGAAGCGATCCAAGGAAGTAATGGGCCTCGTCGAAGTCGGGCGCGTTCTCGACAGCGGCGCGCAGATAACGGAAAGCCTCGTCAAATCTCCGCTCCGACATCATCGCTTTGGCCAGTTCGGTCTGGGCCCGGCCGTCTTTTGGATTCGAGCGCAGCAAATAGGTATTATAGGCGACGGTCTCCCGGGCGACTTTGTGCTGGTAATCACGCGCCAGTGTTTCCCGGTCCTTCGCATCGCGGAGCGTGACTTGCAGCCAGAGCTCAGCCATTTCGTCCGAGGATTGCAGTCCATACTGAACGCGCCGGGGCGGCTGGTTCGGGTTGCGTGGATTTCCCAACGAATTGTCGTACACGAACTCGATGGTCAGAGTCGTGCCCCTGGGCAAGGCGACCGGTTTGGCGTACCGATAATCCCCTTGCCAGTTGAAGTTCCATTCGCGGATCAGCAGGAGCCACTGTTTGGCGCCGTTCGGCAACGTCGCATAGCTCTGGATTTTCTTGCCGAGGTAATGCGCGTGCGGCAGCACGGCAAGAACCTCGGCGTCCACCGGCAATACATAACTGTCTTTGACGGTGTAGGAATCTGCTCCGGCAGGAATGTCGATGTCGAAGGAAGTCAGCCGGATTTTGAAAGGCGTGCTGGTGGGCGGTTTGTCCGTGAAATAGAAGCCGACCGAGGATTGAACCGACTCGGGCTTGCCCGCGGGTTGCAGGTGCATTTGCAGCACCAAATCCGAGCCCTGCTCCAGTTTCCAGGCCAGCCCTTCGACGGGTTTGGCGGCGACCTTGCCAGGCTGCCAGCTCAGGAAATGGCCGTCGGGACTCTGCGCGCTGACCGGAAGGTGAATCCCGCCAAAACCGGGAGCGGCGTCCAGCGCATCCAGACGCCGCGATTCAGGCGTTGGATCAAACCGGATAAACGCGTGATGGACGACTTTGAGGTTCCCGGGGCGGAATTCGATCCCTCGGACAAAACGAGAATTCGCGATCGGAATCGGAATGGCGAAGTTGCGATAAACATCCTGGCCTTCCGCCGGCAGCGTGTGGGCTTCTGGCATTTGCACGATCAAATCGGGTTCGCCCAGGCTCCAACCTTCAGTCCAGGTCGGAGGGCTCGGAAGATCCGAAGGCTCTCCTTCAACCGCGCCTTGGGCGACCCATCGCTGAATCAATTCAATCTGCTCGGACTGAAGATTGCGCGCACCGAGGAAATCACCAACGCCAGGTTCGGGCAGCCACGGCGGCATGATGCGGCGCTGCGTGACATCGGCAATTTGTTTGGCCCGCTTCTGCGCATCGTGAAAGGTCAGGAGCGGAAAGGGCGCGGCCTGGTTCGGGCGATGGCAACTGGAACAGTGACTGAAAAGGATCGGAGCGATGTGTTTGTTGAAGGTCACCGGACCTTGCGGCTTGGCCGCGATGGCGTCGTTGGATCGCGTCCGTTTTGAACTAATCCAAACCACAAAAACGGCACACCCGGCGAGCAACGCGGCGAGCGAAAGCGAAAGCTTGGGGTGTCGAGTCATCTTTTCTCTTCGTTCATAGTGAACCGGGAAACAGCATTGAACTCTTGTAACGATGTAACGTTCTAACGCTCCGCGCCCTCACTCGATCAATTCCACCTGGCGATTGTCACGCTGCTGCAGGAGTTGGTCGATGCGCGCCCGATCCGGGTTTCCGTCCGCGTGGATTAAGACCTCCGGGCCGGTTCGGTCCAGTTTGGTCTTGTGGGTTTGTTCCCAAGATTCCAGGACGTGTTTCCGCGCGGCTGCATGATCCTGGCTCGGTCCGACATAGTCGTATTTGAGCCGATCAAAGCCGGGCAGTTGACGCAATGAACGGTAAGCGATGTAACGGACCGCCGAGTAGGGATCAGTCAACAGTTCGGCAAGGAACGGAACAAGCCAGAGTTCCCCGGACGCTTCACGCGCCGACTTCCAGCCGAGACTCCAGGCAATGAGCGCGCGTTGAGCGGCGTCTCCGCGCAACAGCCAGAGCAGCGCGGCGGAGGTATTCGTTTCGTGTTCCCCAAGATGAAGAGGTTCCTTGCCGTACCATTCGCTCAAATGGCGCGCGGTCCAGTCGAGCGTTTTGTCCAGATGACAGAGATTGCAGGCATTGGGGCGACCGGATTCCAGGCTGGTCTCCACGCTTGGACTGGCAATGCGATGGCTCCTGACCGCTTTGAGCAAGCCATAGGTGTCGTGCGGCATGTGGCAATTGTAGCATTGGCTGCCACTGGAACCCGGTTTGTGGTGTGTGTGCTGTTCGAGCCGGCTTCGGTAGGAGTCGTGACACTTAAAGCAAGCCTCGTTGCCGTTCATGCCCGCCGCCAACTGGTCGTCCGGCTCACTTCGGTGCATGGAATGGCAGGAAATGCAAGAAAGGTTGCCGCGTTCGTAACACGCCGATTCAACCAATCCATTGTATTCTCGCCCCGTCACACGAATCACACCGTCCGGCCAATAGATCATGTCGAGAAATGCGCGGTCGCGCTTCAGGGTCTCCGGAAGGCGAGGCTCGGAATCGAATTTGGATGGTTGCACGACAGGCGTGAACTTCTCCAGATCGTCACCGGGGCGGTATCGGAACCCGTTCTGCAGCCAATCTTCACGATGAACGTTCCACTTGATGCTGTGGCATTGCGCGCAGACCTGCGTGGACGCCCTGGACTGAAGGCGCTCCGGGTTCACAATCGTGGGATCGCCCTGGCCTTGATGATGGACGGAGTAACGGTGCCGGGGATCGAGGTTGCGTTTGACGTGGTCTTCCGCCGGGCCGTGGCACGATTCGCACGCGATGCCAATTTCCGCCACTCGAGTGGAGTAGAGGCCGGTTCGGAGATTCTGCCTCGGCTGGCCGGTCGTGCTGTGGCACTGAATGCAGTTCAAATTCCAAATCTGAATCGGGGACGGCTGGGTCGGGTCGCGGATAAAAGTGTCCTTTCGCGGAACCCAGCGCCCCTCTTCAATAAGCCACGCGAACGGAAAAGCGAACTGCACGTTCCCGTAGCGCGAACTTGGAACCCAGTACGCCTGAAAATGGTGGGAGCCTGTGAGCAGGCTGATTCGCTTTTTGGTGCGGGGTGGATTCAGGGTTCGAGCCGGCGGGGTTTTCCGCGCGCCAGTCGCGAAATCCAATTCCGCTTTAGCCCGATCGTGTTTCCAGTCGGGATCGACCATTTCCGCCCAGAATTCGTCGCCGTGCTGTTCCAACACGAACTTCTCTCCGTCCACTTCCAGCGTGCAGTTGAATGGGGCCATGACACTCATCTCGGATGGTGTTTGCGTCATCGTCCGATGAAAACTTCGATGCCAGCTTTCGTACTGCTTCGGATGACAGGACTGGCATTTGTCGGAAGACACGTAGCCGGAGAACTCGCTTTGATCGGGGATGCCATTGGTAAGGGACTCTCGCGCCTGAAGCCTGGCCAAGGCGCGGCTATCCCATCTTTTGGCGGCGCCGAACATCAAACCAGCGCCCGCGATGGCGAGGCCCGCTGCCAGGATGCTTGACCTCCATGATCTCGTCAGCAACGGAACCAGGCCCGCGACCGCGATACTACAGAACAACAGCCATTCCATCGTCTTTTGCCACAGGAATTGCCGGATTTCGCTTGCGTGTAAAACAAAAAAGGCCGGGCACCCGCCCGGCCTTTCTGCTTAACAATGTCAGCTCCTACTGCCGTAAGCGGTAGAATTTTCCACTCCCCGTTGTCGGGGCGCTGAATGGGCTTTTGGCGTTGGCCACTGCTGACCACGGACCTGTGACAGAGTCTGCGGATTCCAGGGTCGCAGTGCCAGTCCACTCGATCTTGATATTAGCTCCGTCGCGCGCGGCTGCCAGCTTCGGACCAGACGGGGCCGGAGGGCCAGCCGGAATGAACAGGAGATAGTTGATGTCCAGATTGACCGGACCGGTTGGACCGACCGTGAAGCGCAGCGTTTTTTCGCCCCCGAGGGTGACCTTCGCCGCATTCCCTGCGTCGTCGCGGAATGCAACGAACGTAAAGGTATCCCAGTTGCCCGTAGTCGGCACATTCACCGAGCCGATTTTCTTGAGCGTCTGGTTCGGCGTGCCGTGGCCAGCCGTCACTTCATCCAGTTGAGCTTTGATGGGATTGTTGGGTTCACCAGACGAGAGTCGGCCAATCACATAGTAGTCGCCCGCCGGTGTTTGGCGCGTGTAGTTGTACCAGTCGCCGGCATCGTTCCAGCCAACGATATGGTTCACTTTCACATCGAAACCGGCGCGAGTCAAACCGTCTGTGCCGGGTTTGCCCGCTTCCACTCCCGTGGCTTTGCGATAGACGGGTTGGTCGTTACCTGGCGAATCGTTCCAGTCAACTCCGCGTGTGCCGCCTTTGTCCTTGTACAACCCGCCAGCATACGCGCCCGTAACCCCGATCGGTTGATCGGTCACGTATTTGCCGCCATCGAAGTCGAAGTCTTCGGCTTCAATGTACAGAGCCCCAGTCTGAGCTGTAAGCGGAGCCATCAACAAACCCAAATCGCTCGTCGCCGAGCCTTCAGCGTTCTTGACGGTGACCCGGTAGCGCCCGATATCGCTGGCGGAGAAGCTGCTGATTGTCAATGTGTCGCTGGTCGCGCCTTTGACGTCCACACCATCACGCTGCCACTGAAAGGAAAGCGGCTCTGAACCGAGCGAACTGACTTTCAATGTAGCCGGTGATCCGAAAGCGATCGTTTGGGACTCAGGATCCTTCGTTATTGTTGGTTTGCCACCCGATGGATCAACAAAGTGCCCAATGAGATTGCCCCCGAGCGGAGCAGAGCCGTCTGCCGGAAGCGGTGCGCCTTCCAGCCTCCATGTGATAGCCCCGTTATCGCCACCGCCACCTTCCTTGTAGAGGAGTTCCGTGTAATAGCGCCGACCCGCGGTGAGAGAAATGAATCCCGAACGGTTCTCGCAAGCATCCGGACAACCAGGCCGCCGATCTACCGAAGTCCAGGCCCGCACAGCGCCCCATTGCGGTTCGGTTGCGACCAGGGCTTTGTTGACGGGATTGTCGTCGGTGCTGACCCATAATTCTCCGTTGTCATCTGTGGAGAGGAAGAATTGGTAGCGACCCGTCGTCGCGGGAATGACGTAGCCGCTCAATCTTACGCCGTAGGATTCATCGTAGTTAGTAACTCCTTCAAACAGATTCATGTACCTGACCTCGTCCGGTTGGTCGTTCTTGAACTTGTCTGAGTCGGTCAGGGCCGAGACCGCGTTTCCGCCAATTCCTCGGAAGGCTTCCCACTTCGCCAATCCGCTCGTGAACTTGAATGAACTGAACGCTTTCGTGGCACCGGCCGTCGCGATGGGATTCGCCGGAGAGGCCGTGTCGGTGACATTCTTGACCGTCAAGGTGTACGGGGTGTTTTCCGCTTGCTTGCTGGTGGTCAGGACAATGGTGT
This genomic interval from Verrucomicrobiota bacterium contains the following:
- a CDS encoding CRTAC1 family protein, which produces MSQPFDRAACIPAPKEADKRLKDWWVENPWQINIQGKSLSGYERNRLLLNSKGETFYDVSALTAADSEGDGRSVVAVDFTGDGMEDLLVRQAGGGPLLLFENRFPKTHWLRVSLRGTKSNRLGIGARLVAKVGGQQIVRELYPVNGFKAQGPAHVHLGLGNATKVDQLTVVWPSGLQQEFADLASDRAILLTEGSSQVLPGISPSPQRAQAK
- a CDS encoding tetratricopeptide repeat protein, which gives rise to MTRHPKLSLSLAALLAGCAVFVVWISSKRTRSNDAIAAKPQGPVTFNKHIAPILFSHCSSCHRPNQAAPFPLLTFHDAQKRAKQIADVTQRRIMPPWLPEPGVGDFLGARNLQSEQIELIQRWVAQGAVEGEPSDLPSPPTWTEGWSLGEPDLIVQMPEAHTLPAEGQDVYRNFAIPIPIANSRFVRGIEFRPGNLKVVHHAFIRFDPTPESRRLDALDAAPGFGGIHLPVSAQSPDGHFLSWQPGKVAAKPVEGLAWKLEQGSDLVLQMHLQPAGKPESVQSSVGFYFTDKPPTSTPFKIRLTSFDIDIPAGADSYTVKDSYVLPVDAEVLAVLPHAHYLGKKIQSYATLPNGAKQWLLLIREWNFNWQGDYRYAKPVALPRGTTLTIEFVYDNSLGNPRNPNQPPRRVQYGLQSSDEMAELWLQVTLRDAKDRETLARDYQHKVARETVAYNTYLLRSNPKDGRAQTELAKAMMSERRFDEAFRYLRAAVENAPDFDEAHYFLGSLLRTQKKLAEAKVAFGNALRANPQNFKAHGNLGLIHLEQGQLNEAESHFRSALAINPNDTISRESLEEILKARGAKRTR
- a CDS encoding NYN domain-containing protein; the protein is MNTHDSNATMAVFLDLENIALGARDAHYPRFDIQKILERLLVKGHIVVKKAYCDFDRYKEFKRDLHEAAFELIEIPHVRQSGKNSADIRMVVDALDLCYTKSHVDTFVIISGDSDFSPLVSKLRENAKTVIGAGVKNSTSDLFINNCDEFLYYDDMVRAKPSKARQKAAASPPAAKPAEGENKGPSLEKAFDLVAETLEALTEERDEDETVWGSMIKQAIKRRNPGFNERAYGFRSFNELLLEAQKRGLVKLEADEKSGGYTVHAVN
- a CDS encoding VCBS repeat-containing protein encodes the protein MTLVLAFSALPKAFCAENAVKPRSAASKSVAEELPLAEPERVYLADIEHRALTLSKRGFPAFKTALRENDLAKVVQFFPASFQGRTLDLAKGASPASTALTVRRAAAKEQSSVDARQVSREQFASYLFGFIKRFDRDLQLEMKLLELAPVRREDLSGAWRGNANLRFYGRYPGGKPAEIFLKLGIDFARIADVDAIASDSGWIQSMRVIEGYEASADRDLFAEVGKERGIDADLLWDNWRNPVEKATIVGGGVYLADVDNDGWDDVLITDINGVFLFKRMQDGHFVEMAEKSGLPHKLHSVVNAIFGDFDQDGWPDLILDNRVFRNRGGGRFDEITRQCNLRFGSLAYLVGYTVGDFDKDGLIDIYVARSYGPKGRYGKNSWIDGPGGPGNQLWRNLGNWKFEDVSDRANARAGRRSCFTASWLDANNDSFPDLYVINEFGGGILLVNTGKGSFTEQPLIKGDLGDFGSMGLAAADINNDGYIDIYTANMYSKSGQRIVGNLAPDAYAPDVMAKMKQFFPGSELYRNLGGSRFERAGEALRVRAVGWAYGPTFFDADNDGFLDIYVTSGFASINKEEPDG